The following are from one region of the Natronosporangium hydrolyticum genome:
- a CDS encoding type III pantothenate kinase gives MLLCIDVGNTNMVLATFDEGKVVHSWRVKTDAHATADELGLMFRGLLASDGVEITGVAACSTVPALLRSLRSMLGRYYRGIPAVVVEPGTRTGVPLAIDNPKEVGADRVVNTLAAYTLYGGPAVVVDFGTSTNFDVVSARGEFLGGVIAPGIEISVEALASRAAQLRKVELVKPPRVVGKNTVECLQAGVVYGFAGQVDAIVQAIATELGGLTAVVATGGLAPVVLSECTTVTHHEPTLTLLGLQLIYARNVREEPHRESSDVADRLDGADRPG, from the coding sequence ATGCTGCTATGTATCGACGTCGGTAATACGAATATGGTGCTCGCCACCTTCGACGAGGGCAAGGTGGTGCACTCCTGGCGGGTGAAGACCGACGCCCACGCCACCGCCGACGAGCTCGGCCTGATGTTCCGAGGGCTGCTCGCCAGCGACGGTGTGGAGATCACCGGGGTGGCGGCGTGCTCCACGGTGCCCGCGCTGCTGCGGTCGCTGCGGTCGATGCTCGGGCGCTACTACCGGGGCATCCCGGCGGTGGTGGTGGAGCCCGGCACCCGTACCGGGGTGCCGTTGGCGATCGACAACCCCAAGGAGGTGGGCGCCGACCGGGTGGTCAACACGCTGGCGGCGTACACCCTCTACGGCGGGCCGGCGGTGGTGGTGGACTTCGGCACCTCCACCAACTTCGACGTGGTCTCGGCCCGGGGTGAGTTCCTGGGCGGGGTGATCGCACCGGGGATCGAGATCTCGGTGGAGGCGCTCGCGTCCCGGGCGGCCCAGCTGCGCAAAGTGGAGCTGGTGAAACCGCCCCGGGTGGTGGGGAAGAACACCGTCGAATGTCTGCAAGCGGGTGTGGTGTACGGGTTCGCCGGCCAGGTCGACGCTATCGTGCAAGCGATCGCGACCGAGCTGGGCGGGCTCACCGCGGTGGTCGCGACCGGTGGCCTGGCCCCGGTGGTGCTGAGCGAGTGCACCACCGTCACCCACCACGAGCCCACCCTCACCCTGCTCGGTCTGCAACTCATCTACGCCCGTAACGTTCGAGAGGAACCACACCGTGAGTCAAGCGACGTCGCCGACCGGCTCGACGGAGCCGACCGACCAGGCTGA
- a CDS encoding glycine cleavage system protein R: MNELAITVLGHDRPGIVADVAGTLAELGVNLTDSTMTRLRGHFAMTLICTGEVPAETVEAALLPMCADGTLLATVREVLPEAETPQPGTPYLVSLHGADRLGIVSSVTQALARAGGNITDLSTRLVGPLYVLVAEVDLPAAAVESVTDELSAIAAELGVEVTIRPGEMDIL, from the coding sequence ATGAATGAGCTCGCGATCACAGTGCTCGGGCACGACCGGCCCGGTATCGTCGCCGATGTCGCGGGAACCCTCGCTGAGCTGGGGGTCAACCTGACCGACTCGACGATGACCCGACTGCGGGGTCACTTCGCCATGACCCTGATCTGCACCGGTGAGGTGCCGGCGGAGACCGTCGAGGCGGCGCTGTTGCCGATGTGCGCCGACGGGACGCTGCTGGCGACGGTGCGGGAGGTGCTGCCCGAGGCCGAGACGCCGCAGCCGGGTACGCCGTATCTGGTGAGCTTGCACGGGGCCGACCGGTTGGGGATCGTCTCCTCGGTCACCCAGGCGCTGGCGCGGGCCGGCGGCAACATCACCGACCTCTCGACCCGGCTCGTGGGTCCGCTCTATGTGCTGGTCGCCGAGGTCGACCTACCCGCCGCGGCGGTCGAATCGGTCACTGACGAACTCTCCGCCATCGCCGCCGAGCTCGGCGTCGAGGTGACGATCCGCCCCGGTGAGATGGACATCTTATGA
- a CDS encoding histone-like nucleoid-structuring protein Lsr2 — protein MAKQTITKLIDDLDKGEADETVKFGLDGVLYEIDLSSKNAAKLRDALGPYVKAGTRVRVATATAPPRRRGGVPATTDRAQNKAIREWAKSKNRKISDRGRIPEEIVAEYHASAGR, from the coding sequence GTGGCGAAGCAGACCATTACAAAACTTATCGACGACCTGGACAAGGGGGAGGCTGACGAGACGGTCAAGTTCGGCCTCGATGGTGTCCTCTACGAGATCGATCTGTCGTCGAAGAACGCAGCGAAGCTGCGGGATGCGCTGGGTCCGTACGTAAAGGCGGGGACCAGGGTCCGGGTCGCCACGGCGACCGCGCCGCCGCGGCGGCGCGGTGGGGTGCCGGCGACCACCGATCGGGCGCAGAACAAGGCCATTCGCGAGTGGGCCAAGAGCAAAAACCGGAAGATCTCAGATCGTGGCCGGATTCCGGAAGAGATCGTCGCCGAGTACCACGCGAGCGCCGGCCGCTGA
- a CDS encoding peptide deformylase encodes MAGVSLAEQTRAATAGVIGALRPVVAAPDAVLSQPGKAVDPASTEIVQLVADLLVTMRSSPGCVGLAAPQVGLGLRVFVVDVTGHPKAANCQGPFALCNAEVAAASRWRPGREGCMSVPELTGDVKRATRVTVTGQLPGTGEQVSVVSDAFEARALQHEIDHCNGLLFLDRVAGAHAVHPRKVYL; translated from the coding sequence GTGGCCGGCGTGAGCCTGGCGGAGCAGACCCGCGCCGCGACCGCCGGAGTCATCGGCGCGCTGCGGCCGGTGGTGGCGGCGCCGGACGCAGTGCTCAGCCAGCCGGGCAAGGCGGTCGATCCGGCCAGCACCGAGATCGTGCAGTTGGTGGCCGACCTGTTGGTGACGATGCGCTCTTCCCCCGGCTGTGTGGGGCTGGCGGCGCCGCAGGTAGGACTCGGGCTGCGGGTGTTTGTGGTGGATGTCACCGGCCACCCCAAAGCGGCTAACTGCCAGGGCCCGTTCGCGCTCTGTAACGCCGAGGTGGCGGCGGCGAGCCGGTGGCGGCCCGGCCGGGAGGGCTGCATGTCGGTGCCCGAGCTGACCGGCGACGTAAAACGGGCCACCCGGGTGACCGTGACTGGGCAGCTGCCCGGCACGGGTGAGCAGGTGAGCGTCGTGAGCGACGCGTTCGAGGCGCGGGCGTTGCAGCACGAGATCGACCACTGTAATGGACTGTTGTTCCTGGACCGGGTGGCCGGTGCGCACGCCGTTCACCCGCGCAAGGTGTATCTGTAG
- the lysS gene encoding lysine--tRNA ligase → MSQATSPTGSTEPTDQADPEGTDLPEQLRVRREKRARLAEVGREPYPVTFSRTATLAEIRARFPELPPDHRTGEQVGVTGRVIFIRNTGKLCFATLRDGDGTELQAMLSLANVGERALEEWKQLVDIGDLVGIRGEVITSRRGELSVFADDWTMTAKALRPLPVAHRPMSEESRVRQRYVDMIMRPAARETARARPAVVRAIREFLHQRDYIEVETPVLQLLHGGAAARPFVTHSNAQDVDLYLRIATELFLKRSVVGGIDRVFEIGQVFRNEGMDSTHSPEYTMLELYQAYADYDTMAVLTRELVQAAAFALTNSDVVTLADGSEFDLGGQWREVTLFGSLSDALGEEVTVATSMARLVEFAEKVGLAVDAKWGPGKLAEELFERLVAPELIAPTFVRDYPEETSPLTRAHREQPGLTEKWDLYVRGFELATAYSELVDPVVQRERLLAQARQAARGDEEAMHLDEDFLRAMEYGMPPLGGMGIGIDRLMMALTGLGIRETILFPLVRPE, encoded by the coding sequence GTGAGTCAAGCGACGTCGCCGACCGGCTCGACGGAGCCGACCGACCAGGCTGATCCCGAGGGCACCGATCTGCCCGAGCAGCTGCGGGTACGCCGGGAGAAGCGCGCACGCCTCGCTGAGGTCGGCCGGGAACCCTACCCGGTCACGTTCTCGCGGACCGCCACCCTCGCCGAGATCCGGGCCCGGTTTCCGGAGCTGCCGCCGGATCACCGCACCGGCGAGCAGGTCGGTGTCACCGGTCGGGTGATCTTCATCCGGAATACCGGCAAGCTGTGCTTCGCGACGTTGCGCGACGGGGACGGCACGGAGCTGCAGGCCATGCTCTCGCTGGCGAATGTGGGCGAGCGGGCGTTGGAGGAGTGGAAGCAGCTGGTCGACATCGGCGACCTGGTGGGCATCCGGGGCGAGGTGATCACGAGCCGGCGGGGGGAGCTGTCGGTCTTCGCCGACGACTGGACCATGACCGCGAAGGCGCTGCGGCCGCTGCCGGTGGCGCATCGTCCGATGTCCGAGGAGAGCCGGGTCCGGCAGCGGTACGTCGACATGATTATGCGTCCCGCGGCCCGGGAGACCGCCCGGGCGCGTCCGGCGGTGGTGCGGGCGATTCGGGAGTTTCTGCATCAGCGGGACTACATCGAGGTGGAGACGCCGGTCCTGCAACTGCTGCACGGTGGCGCCGCCGCCCGCCCGTTCGTTACGCATAGCAATGCGCAGGATGTCGATCTGTATCTGCGAATCGCCACCGAGTTGTTCCTTAAGCGGAGCGTGGTCGGCGGGATCGACCGGGTCTTCGAAATCGGTCAGGTCTTCCGTAACGAGGGGATGGACTCCACGCATTCGCCCGAGTACACGATGCTCGAGCTGTACCAGGCGTACGCAGACTATGACACGATGGCGGTGCTTACCCGGGAGTTGGTGCAGGCGGCCGCCTTCGCATTGACTAACTCCGATGTGGTCACGCTCGCCGACGGCAGCGAGTTCGACCTGGGTGGGCAATGGCGGGAGGTCACGCTCTTCGGTTCCCTCAGTGATGCGTTGGGGGAGGAGGTCACGGTCGCGACTTCGATGGCCCGGCTGGTCGAGTTCGCCGAGAAGGTGGGCCTGGCGGTCGACGCGAAGTGGGGCCCGGGCAAGTTGGCCGAGGAGCTCTTCGAGCGGTTGGTGGCACCGGAGCTGATCGCTCCCACCTTCGTCCGCGACTATCCCGAGGAGACCTCGCCGCTGACCCGGGCGCATCGCGAACAGCCGGGACTCACCGAAAAGTGGGACCTGTACGTTCGGGGTTTCGAGCTCGCCACCGCCTACTCCGAGCTGGTCGATCCGGTGGTGCAGCGGGAACGGCTGCTGGCGCAGGCCCGGCAGGCCGCCCGCGGCGACGAGGAGGCGATGCACCTCGACGAGGACTTCCTGCGTGCGATGGAGTACGGAATGCCGCCGCTGGGAGGTATGGGAATAGGAATCGACCGGCTGATGATGGCGCTGACCGGCCTGGGTATTCGCGAGACAATCCTGTTCCCCTTGGTTCGGCCCGAGTAG
- a CDS encoding ATP-dependent Clp protease ATP-binding subunit: protein MFERFTDRARRVVVLAQEEARMLNHNYIGTEHILLGLIHEGEGVAAKALESLGISLEGVRQQVEEIIGQGQQAPSGHIPFTPRAKKVLELSLREALQLGHNYIGTEHILLGLIREGEGVAAQVLVKLGADLNRVRQQVIQLLSGYQGKEPAAAGAGSGSEAAPSTSLVLDQFGRNLTQAAREGKLDPVIGRESEIERVMQVLSRRTKNNPVLIGEPGVGKTAVVEGLSQRIVKGEVPETLKDKHLYTLDLGALVAGSRYRGDFEERLKKVLKEIRTRGDIILFIDEIHTLVGAGAAEGAIDAASILKPMLARGELQTIGATTLDEYRKYLEKDAALERRFQPIQVGEPSLAHTIEILKGLRDRYEAHHRVSITDAALVSAASLADRYISDRYLPDKAIDLIDEAGARMRIRRMTAPPDLREFDDRIATARRDKETAIDSQDFERAAQLRDTEKQLIAQRAQREKEWRAGDLDVVTEVDDEQIAEVLAHWTGIPVYKLTEEETSRLLHMEEELHKRIAGQDDAVKAVAQAIRRTRAGLKDPKRPSGSFIFAGPSGVGKTELSKALAEFLFGSEEALIQLDMSEFHDRYTVSRLVGAPPGYVGYDEGGQLTEKVRRRPFSVVLFDEIEKAHPDVFNTLLQILEDGRLTDGQGRIVDFKNTVIILTTNLGTRDVAKAVSMGFQAQEDSDSNYERMKQKVNDELKQSFRPEFLNRIDDTIVFHQLTEDQILRIVDMMVSRIETQLRNKDMGLELTDDAKRFLAKKGWDPVMGARPLRRTIQREVEDALSEKILFNEVRPGQVIKVECEGDPSDIETTKLVFAGTERPLPDVPQLITAETE from the coding sequence ATGTTCGAGCGGTTCACCGACCGAGCCCGACGGGTTGTCGTCCTGGCCCAAGAAGAGGCCCGGATGCTCAACCACAACTACATCGGCACCGAGCACATCCTGCTCGGCCTCATCCACGAGGGCGAGGGCGTCGCGGCGAAGGCTCTGGAGAGCCTCGGCATCTCGTTGGAAGGCGTGCGCCAGCAGGTCGAGGAGATCATCGGCCAGGGGCAGCAGGCTCCCAGCGGGCACATTCCGTTCACCCCCCGCGCCAAAAAGGTCCTGGAGCTGTCGCTGCGTGAAGCGTTGCAGCTGGGGCACAACTACATCGGCACCGAGCACATCCTGCTCGGCCTGATCCGGGAAGGCGAGGGCGTGGCCGCCCAGGTGCTGGTCAAGCTCGGCGCCGACCTGAACCGGGTCCGCCAGCAGGTGATCCAGCTGCTCTCCGGCTACCAGGGCAAGGAGCCCGCGGCGGCCGGTGCCGGCAGCGGCAGCGAGGCGGCGCCGTCGACGTCGTTGGTGCTGGACCAGTTCGGCCGCAACCTGACCCAGGCCGCCCGGGAAGGCAAGCTCGACCCGGTGATCGGCCGCGAGAGCGAGATCGAGCGGGTCATGCAGGTGCTGTCCCGCCGGACGAAAAACAACCCGGTGCTGATCGGCGAGCCCGGCGTCGGCAAGACCGCCGTGGTGGAGGGGCTGAGCCAGCGCATCGTCAAGGGCGAAGTGCCGGAGACCCTGAAAGACAAGCACCTCTACACGCTGGATCTCGGCGCCCTGGTGGCCGGCTCCCGGTACCGCGGTGACTTCGAGGAGCGCCTGAAGAAGGTGCTCAAGGAGATCCGCACCCGCGGCGACATCATCCTCTTCATCGATGAGATCCACACGCTGGTCGGGGCCGGTGCCGCCGAGGGCGCGATCGACGCTGCCTCGATCCTTAAGCCGATGCTGGCCCGCGGCGAACTGCAGACGATCGGCGCGACCACCCTTGACGAGTACCGCAAGTATCTGGAGAAGGACGCCGCACTGGAGCGGCGGTTCCAGCCGATCCAGGTGGGTGAGCCGTCGCTGGCCCACACCATCGAGATCCTGAAGGGGCTGCGGGACCGCTACGAGGCCCACCACCGGGTGTCGATCACCGACGCCGCGTTGGTGTCGGCCGCGAGCCTCGCCGACCGGTACATCTCCGACCGCTACCTGCCAGACAAGGCGATCGACCTGATCGACGAGGCTGGCGCCCGGATGCGGATCCGCCGGATGACCGCGCCGCCGGACCTGCGGGAGTTCGACGACCGGATCGCCACGGCGCGCCGTGACAAGGAGACGGCGATCGACTCCCAGGACTTCGAGCGGGCCGCGCAGTTGCGCGACACCGAGAAGCAGCTGATCGCCCAGCGGGCGCAGCGGGAGAAGGAGTGGAGGGCCGGTGACCTGGACGTCGTGACCGAGGTCGACGACGAGCAGATCGCTGAGGTGCTGGCGCACTGGACCGGCATCCCGGTCTACAAGCTCACCGAGGAGGAGACCTCCCGGCTGCTGCACATGGAGGAAGAGCTACACAAGCGGATCGCCGGTCAGGACGACGCGGTGAAGGCGGTCGCCCAAGCGATCCGCCGGACCCGGGCCGGCCTGAAGGACCCGAAGCGCCCCTCCGGCTCGTTCATCTTCGCCGGCCCGTCCGGGGTCGGGAAGACCGAGCTCTCGAAGGCGCTGGCGGAGTTCCTCTTCGGCTCCGAAGAGGCGCTGATCCAGCTGGACATGTCCGAGTTCCACGACCGCTACACGGTCTCCCGGCTGGTCGGCGCACCGCCCGGGTATGTCGGGTACGACGAGGGTGGCCAGCTCACCGAGAAGGTGCGGCGGCGGCCGTTCTCGGTCGTCCTCTTCGACGAGATCGAGAAGGCGCACCCGGACGTGTTCAACACGTTGCTGCAGATCCTGGAAGACGGGCGGCTCACCGATGGGCAGGGCCGGATCGTCGACTTCAAGAACACCGTGATCATCCTGACCACCAACCTGGGTACCCGGGACGTGGCCAAGGCGGTCTCGATGGGCTTCCAGGCGCAGGAGGATTCCGACAGCAACTACGAGCGGATGAAGCAGAAGGTCAACGATGAGCTCAAGCAGTCGTTCCGGCCGGAGTTCCTCAACCGGATCGACGACACCATCGTCTTCCACCAGCTCACCGAGGATCAGATCCTCCGCATCGTCGACATGATGGTGTCTCGGATCGAGACTCAGCTGCGCAACAAGGACATGGGCTTGGAGCTGACCGACGACGCCAAGCGCTTCCTGGCCAAGAAGGGCTGGGATCCGGTGATGGGGGCGCGGCCGCTGCGTCGGACCATCCAGCGTGAGGTGGAGGACGCGCTCTCGGAGAAGATCCTCTTCAACGAGGTCCGTCCCGGCCAGGTGATCAAGGTGGAGTGCGAGGGTGACCCGAGCGACATCGAGACCACCAAGCTGGTCTTCGCGGGGACCGAGCGGCCGCTGCCGGATGTGCCGCAGCTGATCACCGCCGAGACCGAGTAA
- the radA gene encoding DNA repair protein RadA, whose protein sequence is MSTAKSKSKSRPGRPGYQCDVCGHQPAKWVGRCPECGEWGSVVERAPAPTMPGAGGPLAMRTPLQPAQPIATYSVTPARARPTGVGELDRVLGGGVVPGSVVLLAGEPGVGKSTLLLEVAQQWAASPEADPSLVISAEESVGQVRLRAERIGALHERLYLAAETDLSAVLGQLDLIKPGLLVLDSVQTVGAPDLDGVPGGVTQVRAVTAALVAVAKERGVSVILVGHVTKDGNVAGPRVLEHLVDVVLHFEGDKHAALRMVRGLKNRFGAADEVGCFEMHEGGITSLPDPSGLFLNRHPEPVPGTCVTVAMEGRRALVTEVQALIGAAVPGSPRRTVSGLDPARLAMVLAVVQRCRPQIKLHDHEVFAATVGGIRVVEPAADLACALAVASGALNLGVAADLVAIGEVGLTGEVRPVSAVPRRLAEAARLGFRHALVPVGGAGPGSAPPPGLDVQEVGNLTDAMRAAATVSAR, encoded by the coding sequence GTGAGCACCGCGAAGTCGAAGTCGAAGAGCCGGCCGGGGCGCCCCGGGTATCAGTGTGATGTCTGCGGGCACCAGCCGGCGAAGTGGGTGGGGCGCTGTCCGGAGTGCGGTGAGTGGGGTTCGGTGGTGGAGCGAGCCCCGGCGCCCACGATGCCGGGTGCCGGCGGACCGCTGGCGATGCGGACCCCGCTGCAGCCGGCGCAGCCGATCGCGACATATAGCGTGACCCCGGCCCGCGCCCGCCCCACCGGGGTCGGCGAGCTCGACCGGGTCCTCGGCGGCGGAGTGGTGCCCGGCAGTGTGGTGCTGCTCGCCGGCGAACCAGGGGTGGGCAAGTCGACGCTGTTGCTGGAGGTGGCGCAGCAGTGGGCGGCCTCGCCGGAGGCCGACCCGTCGCTGGTGATCTCAGCGGAGGAGTCGGTAGGTCAGGTGCGGCTGCGCGCGGAGCGGATCGGCGCGCTGCACGAGCGGCTCTACCTCGCCGCCGAGACCGACCTCTCGGCGGTGCTGGGGCAGCTGGATCTGATCAAACCGGGCCTGCTGGTGCTCGACTCGGTGCAGACCGTCGGCGCGCCCGACCTGGACGGGGTGCCGGGCGGAGTGACCCAGGTGCGGGCGGTGACCGCCGCGCTGGTGGCGGTGGCGAAGGAACGCGGGGTGTCGGTGATCCTGGTCGGCCACGTCACCAAGGACGGCAACGTGGCCGGCCCGCGGGTGTTGGAGCACCTGGTCGACGTGGTGCTCCACTTCGAAGGGGACAAGCACGCCGCGCTGCGGATGGTACGGGGGTTGAAGAACCGGTTCGGGGCGGCCGACGAGGTCGGCTGCTTCGAGATGCACGAGGGCGGCATCACCAGCTTGCCGGACCCGTCCGGACTGTTCCTGAACCGGCATCCGGAGCCGGTGCCGGGGACCTGTGTGACGGTGGCGATGGAGGGGCGGCGGGCGCTCGTCACCGAGGTGCAGGCGTTGATCGGGGCGGCGGTGCCGGGTTCGCCGCGGCGTACCGTGAGCGGGCTGGATCCGGCCCGCCTGGCGATGGTGCTGGCGGTGGTGCAGCGGTGCCGGCCGCAGATCAAACTGCACGACCATGAGGTCTTCGCCGCCACCGTCGGCGGCATCCGGGTGGTGGAGCCCGCCGCCGACCTGGCGTGCGCGTTGGCGGTCGCGTCGGGCGCGCTGAATTTGGGGGTCGCCGCGGATTTGGTGGCGATCGGGGAGGTCGGGTTGACCGGCGAGGTGCGGCCGGTGAGCGCGGTGCCCCGCCGGCTGGCGGAAGCGGCCCGGTTGGGTTTCCGGCACGCGCTGGTCCCGGTGGGCGGGGCCGGCCCCGGCAGCGCGCCCCCGCCCGGCCTGGACGTGCAAGAGGTCGGGAACCTGACTGACGCGATGCGGGCCGCCGCAACCGTCTCTGCCCGCTAA
- a CDS encoding A/G-specific adenine glycosylase, translated as MVDLAEAAVAWYARHARDLPWRAPGIGGWPVLVSEVMLQQTPVARVLPVWRQWLDRWPEPAALAADEPGEAIRMWGRLGYPRRALRLHGCATALVARHGGQVPDDLAELLDLPGVGAYTARAVAAFAYRQRHPVVDTNVRRLVARVVAGRPDGGQTTTGADLAATEALLPAEPADAAAASAAFMELGALLCTARSPQCGACPLGSRCAWRAGGEPLPTAPSRRPQRYAGTDRQVRGELLAVLREAPGPVPRAELDVVWPDASQRERALATLLDDGLVERHPDNRYGLAGSATTKPPPDPAGSGGGPRR; from the coding sequence GTGGTGGATCTGGCGGAGGCGGCCGTTGCCTGGTACGCGCGGCACGCGCGGGACCTGCCCTGGCGGGCTCCCGGCATCGGTGGCTGGCCGGTCCTGGTCTCCGAGGTGATGTTGCAACAGACACCGGTGGCCCGGGTGCTGCCGGTGTGGCGGCAGTGGCTCGACCGGTGGCCGGAGCCGGCGGCGTTGGCCGCCGACGAACCCGGCGAGGCGATCCGGATGTGGGGGCGGCTGGGCTATCCGCGACGCGCGCTGCGGCTACACGGGTGCGCGACCGCCCTGGTGGCCCGGCACGGCGGCCAGGTCCCCGACGACCTGGCGGAGCTGCTCGACCTGCCCGGCGTGGGCGCCTACACCGCGCGGGCGGTGGCGGCCTTCGCCTACCGGCAACGCCACCCGGTGGTGGACACCAATGTCCGGCGGCTAGTGGCGCGGGTGGTCGCCGGGCGACCCGACGGTGGCCAGACCACCACCGGGGCGGACCTGGCCGCCACCGAGGCCCTGCTGCCCGCGGAGCCGGCCGACGCCGCGGCGGCGAGCGCGGCCTTCATGGAGCTGGGGGCCCTGCTCTGCACCGCCCGCAGCCCGCAGTGTGGGGCGTGTCCGCTCGGCTCCCGCTGCGCCTGGCGGGCCGGCGGCGAACCGTTGCCGACGGCCCCGAGCCGCCGCCCGCAGCGCTACGCCGGCACCGACCGGCAGGTACGCGGGGAGCTGCTGGCGGTGCTGCGGGAGGCGCCGGGGCCGGTGCCGCGGGCGGAGCTGGATGTGGTCTGGCCGGACGCCAGCCAACGCGAACGGGCGCTCGCCACGCTGCTCGACGACGGGCTGGTGGAGCGGCATCCGGACAACCGGTACGGTCTCGCCGGCTCGGCGACGACGAAACCGCCGCCCGACCCGGCTGGGTCGGGCGGCGGCCCTCGTCGCTGA